A window of Terriglobia bacterium contains these coding sequences:
- a CDS encoding efflux RND transporter periplasmic adaptor subunit: MRILKNKWTIVAALLIAVALFAAFGLNRKDKTQYFIAKVERGDIREVVDATGTINAVTSVQVGSQVSGNIYKLHADFNSKVKKGQLIAEIEPSLFQGALLQAKADYENAKANVASAKANLEKAKAALAQTKADYDRTLGLTRQGVMSQQQLDLAKANYDSAVAAVSAADAQVTQAAAQVEQRKAAVSVAQTNLDHTYIYAPIDGTVVNRAIDVGQTVAASLQAPTLFTIAQDLTKMQVYTKTDESDVGQIRVGQKVWFKVDAFPRQTFNGAVSQVRMNPTTVQNVVTYDTIIDFDNPELKLFPGMTAYVTIPVASAHDVIKLPNGALRYTPDMKPDELRAVLRENGIEVGGGRRQPGRQSQTEGQPAQAPQGPAPPAQAQAQSGPPAQQPGQAQGQSRGAGMRAGQGAPGGTPGAGSTTGGGYRAGQGGELPGGGMSARQGPPTDVAIVWKQWPDKTLKPVQVRTGITDHTVTEVVQVLHGELKEGDELVIGASKSGSRPGASGPMGGRPPGR; encoded by the coding sequence GTGCGCATACTGAAGAACAAGTGGACGATTGTGGCCGCGCTGCTGATCGCGGTAGCGCTGTTCGCCGCTTTCGGCCTCAATCGCAAGGACAAGACGCAGTACTTCATCGCCAAGGTCGAGCGCGGCGATATCCGCGAAGTGGTGGACGCCACCGGCACCATCAATGCCGTCACCTCCGTCCAAGTCGGTTCGCAGGTTTCGGGCAACATCTACAAGCTGCACGCCGACTTCAATTCCAAGGTGAAGAAGGGCCAGTTGATTGCCGAGATCGAGCCCTCGCTCTTCCAGGGTGCGCTGCTGCAGGCCAAGGCCGATTACGAAAACGCTAAGGCCAACGTGGCTTCCGCGAAAGCCAACCTGGAGAAAGCCAAGGCCGCGCTGGCGCAGACCAAGGCTGACTACGACCGCACTCTTGGCCTCACCCGACAGGGCGTCATGAGCCAGCAGCAACTCGATCTTGCCAAGGCCAATTACGACTCCGCCGTCGCCGCTGTTTCCGCTGCCGATGCCCAGGTCACGCAGGCCGCTGCTCAGGTCGAACAGCGCAAGGCCGCAGTCTCCGTCGCCCAGACCAATCTCGACCACACCTACATCTACGCCCCCATTGACGGCACCGTGGTCAACCGCGCGATTGACGTAGGCCAGACCGTGGCGGCCTCGCTGCAGGCGCCCACGCTGTTCACCATCGCGCAAGACCTGACCAAAATGCAGGTCTACACCAAGACCGACGAAAGCGATGTCGGCCAGATCCGCGTGGGTCAAAAAGTTTGGTTCAAGGTGGACGCCTTCCCGCGCCAGACCTTCAACGGCGCCGTGTCGCAGGTCCGCATGAACCCGACTACGGTACAGAACGTCGTCACCTACGACACCATCATTGATTTCGACAACCCCGAGCTCAAGCTCTTCCCCGGCATGACCGCTTACGTCACCATCCCGGTGGCGAGCGCGCATGACGTCATAAAACTCCCCAACGGCGCGCTGCGCTACACGCCGGACATGAAGCCGGATGAACTGCGTGCCGTGTTGAGGGAGAACGGCATCGAGGTCGGCGGTGGGCGTCGCCAGCCTGGCCGCCAATCGCAAACTGAAGGACAGCCGGCGCAAGCACCACAAGGACCAGCGCCACCAGCTCAAGCTCAAGCGCAATCCGGCCCGCCAGCTCAGCAACCAGGCCAGGCGCAGGGGCAGTCGCGTGGGGCGGGAATGCGCGCCGGCCAAGGCGCACCCGGCGGCACTCCTGGCGCCGGTTCAACCACCGGCGGCGGCTATCGTGCCGGACAAGGCGGCGAACTGCCCGGCGGCGGCATGAGCGCGCGCCAGGGTCCGCCCACTGATGTCGCCATCGTCTGGAAGCAGTGGCCCGACAAAACCTTGAAACCGGTTCAGGTGCGTACCGGCATCACCGACCACACGGTCACCGAAGTCGTGCAGGTACTGCATGGCGAGCTAAAGGAAGGCGACGAACTGGTCATTGGCGCCAGCAAGAGCGGGTCGCGACCGGGCGCCAGCGGTCCCATGGGCGGCCGCCCGCCGGGACGGTAA
- a CDS encoding ABC transporter ATP-binding protein has translation MATTAGPSTSKTSITAATAAVIHVEDVHKYYELGETRVHALRGVSVEIAAGEFVAVMGASGGGKSTFMNILGCLDRPSSGRYLLEGIDVSTLSKRDLAAIRNRKIGFVFQGFNLLARTTAMENVELPTHYARIPREEATRRAVAALAQVGLADRAEHFPSQLSGGQQQRVAIARALVNLPTILLADEPTGNLDSRTAVEIMDIFQRLNEERGLTIVLVTHEPDIAQFAKRNLFFRDGKIRRDDFLSNRPRAAEVLKQMPLLED, from the coding sequence ATGGCAACCACCGCTGGCCCCTCCACATCGAAGACGTCAATAACGGCCGCCACCGCTGCCGTAATCCATGTCGAGGACGTCCACAAGTACTACGAGCTTGGCGAAACCCGCGTCCACGCCCTGCGCGGCGTTTCGGTGGAGATCGCTGCCGGCGAGTTCGTCGCCGTCATGGGCGCCAGCGGCGGCGGCAAGTCCACCTTCATGAACATCCTCGGCTGCCTCGACCGCCCCAGCAGCGGGCGCTATCTGCTGGAAGGTATCGATGTCTCCACCCTCAGCAAGCGTGATCTGGCCGCAATCCGCAATCGCAAGATTGGCTTCGTGTTCCAGGGCTTCAACCTGCTGGCGCGCACGACCGCCATGGAAAACGTCGAGTTGCCGACGCACTACGCCCGCATCCCGCGCGAGGAAGCCACGCGCCGCGCCGTCGCCGCACTCGCTCAGGTCGGACTTGCCGATCGTGCCGAGCACTTCCCTTCCCAGCTTTCCGGCGGACAACAACAGCGCGTCGCGATTGCGCGTGCGCTCGTCAATCTGCCCACCATCCTGCTCGCCGACGAGCCCACCGGCAATCTCGACAGCCGCACCGCGGTCGAAATCATGGACATCTTCCAGCGCCTCAACGAAGAGCGCGGTCTCACCATCGTGCTAGTCACGCACGAACCCGACATCGCGCAATTCGCCAAGCGCAACCTGTTCTTTCGCGACGGCAAAATCCGCCGCGACGATTTCCTCAGCAATCGCCCCCGCGCTGCCGAGGTCCTCAAACAAATGCCGCTGCTCGAAGACTAA